A DNA window from Niabella yanshanensis contains the following coding sequences:
- a CDS encoding ABC-F family ATP-binding cassette domain-containing protein, whose product MHYVSAEGLEKSYGIQPLFSDISFHIEEGDKIALVARNGTGKSTLLKILAGKETPDKGKLWISKDVDVVLFEQEPDLDPEKTISDNVFFHDNPIITAIKDYESASEVEDVDKIADALGRMDELNAWDFDSKVKQIFGKLKIHHLDAMVKNLSGGQKKRVALAKTLIDIGFEHKHVLLIMDEPTNHLDVEMVEWLEHFLNKERVTLLLVTHDRYFLDAVSEEIWEMEGSNLYVHKGDYENYLEKKAARIENELASIDKAKNLYRRELEWMRKQPKARTTKSKSREDSFYEVEKKAKQQVTNEQVELQMKMNRLGGKVVEMKKVYKAYGDKKILNGFDYTFSKGERVGVIGKNGAGKSTFLNILQGLQEPDSGKINIGDTVIFGNYSQQGLQVKTDMRVIEFVKDIAEHFPLAKGGTLSAAQFLELFLFNPDKQYTYISKLSGGEKRRLHLLSILFRNPNFLILDEPTNDLDLPTLGVLENFLMEYPGCLLIVSHDRYFMDRLVDHLLVFEGEGVISDFPGNYTQYRLQEDKKKTTGDSSQVTAKATVAAPQSAPVEKKKVSFKEKREFELLQKEMEDLTKEKEKVTAQLNDGSLPFEELQKLSNRIGELADLLDEKEMRWLELSEMIDG is encoded by the coding sequence ATGCATTATGTTTCTGCGGAAGGTTTAGAAAAAAGTTATGGCATTCAGCCCCTGTTCTCCGATATTTCTTTTCATATAGAAGAAGGTGATAAAATAGCCTTGGTGGCACGCAATGGTACCGGTAAATCTACCTTGTTAAAAATCCTGGCCGGAAAAGAAACGCCCGACAAAGGCAAACTCTGGATCAGCAAAGATGTGGATGTAGTATTGTTTGAGCAGGAACCCGATCTTGATCCGGAAAAAACGATTTCCGACAATGTTTTTTTTCACGACAACCCGATAATTACTGCCATTAAAGATTATGAATCGGCCAGTGAGGTGGAAGATGTAGATAAAATCGCCGACGCCCTGGGACGCATGGATGAACTGAATGCCTGGGATTTCGACTCTAAAGTAAAACAGATTTTCGGCAAGCTGAAAATACACCACCTCGACGCGATGGTAAAAAATCTAAGCGGCGGGCAGAAAAAACGGGTGGCGCTCGCCAAAACGCTTATTGATATTGGATTTGAGCACAAGCACGTACTGCTGATCATGGACGAGCCTACCAACCACCTGGATGTGGAAATGGTAGAATGGCTGGAACATTTTTTAAACAAAGAAAGAGTAACCTTATTGCTGGTAACCCACGATCGTTATTTTTTAGATGCCGTCAGTGAAGAGATCTGGGAAATGGAGGGTAGCAATCTTTATGTTCATAAAGGTGATTACGAGAATTACCTGGAGAAAAAAGCCGCGCGTATCGAAAACGAACTGGCCAGCATCGATAAAGCCAAAAACCTGTACCGGCGCGAGCTGGAATGGATGCGTAAGCAGCCCAAAGCCCGCACCACGAAGTCTAAAAGCCGCGAAGACAGTTTTTACGAAGTTGAAAAAAAAGCCAAACAACAGGTAACCAATGAGCAGGTAGAGTTACAAATGAAGATGAACCGCCTGGGAGGAAAGGTTGTGGAGATGAAGAAAGTGTACAAGGCGTATGGCGACAAAAAAATATTAAACGGCTTCGACTATACTTTCAGCAAAGGCGAGAGGGTAGGTGTTATAGGTAAAAACGGGGCAGGTAAATCTACTTTCCTGAATATATTACAGGGTTTGCAGGAGCCTGACAGCGGTAAGATCAATATCGGCGACACCGTTATATTCGGCAATTACTCACAACAGGGCCTGCAGGTAAAAACTGATATGCGGGTTATTGAATTTGTTAAGGATATAGCGGAGCATTTTCCTCTCGCCAAAGGAGGAACTTTGAGTGCAGCCCAGTTCCTGGAGCTGTTTCTTTTCAACCCTGATAAACAATATACCTACATCAGCAAGCTAAGCGGAGGTGAAAAACGCCGCCTGCACCTGCTTTCTATTTTATTCCGCAATCCTAATTTCCTGATTCTGGATGAGCCTACCAACGACCTGGACCTACCCACATTAGGCGTGCTGGAGAACTTTTTAATGGAATACCCCGGCTGCCTTTTGATCGTCAGCCACGACCGTTACTTCATGGATCGCCTGGTAGATCATTTGCTCGTATTTGAGGGAGAGGGCGTGATCAGCGATTTCCCGGGTAACTATACGCAATACCGCTTGCAGGAGGATAAGAAAAAGACGACAGGTGACAGTTCGCAGGTGACAGCAAAGGCAACAGTTGCGGCGCCGCAAAGCGCTCCTGTTGAAAAGAAAAAAGTTTCGTTTAAAGAAAAGCGGGAATTTGAGCTGCTGCAAAAAGAAATGGAAGATCTGACCAAAGAAAAAGAAAAGGTTACGGCACAATTAAACGATGGCAGCCTTCCTTTCGAAGAGTTGCAGAAGCTATCCAACCGAATCGGAGAGCTGGCAGATCTTTTGGATGAAAAAGAAATGCGCTGGTTGGAATTAAGTGAAATGATTGATGGATAA
- a CDS encoding SDR family oxidoreductase, whose translation MIISLKNKKALVGGASQGLGYAIARQLADSGASLTLMARNEDKLRAIASELPATEGQQHNYLVVDFADLASYKKIIETFFSANTVDILVNNTNGPKAGAVLEKTGADYQSAFDLLFQTVQHTTALAVKHMKEQSFGRIINLTSRTIKEPVDSLALSNTIRAAVVAWGKTLSRDLGKYNITVNNILTGNFDTERLTELFEAQAEAQSSTTEAIKAKSITDIPLQRLGTAAELANVVTFLASDQAAYVTGVSIPVDGGLLKSI comes from the coding sequence GTGATCATCTCATTGAAAAATAAAAAAGCCCTGGTTGGTGGCGCCAGCCAGGGTTTGGGCTATGCTATAGCCCGGCAATTGGCAGACAGCGGTGCAAGCCTTACTCTAATGGCGCGTAATGAAGATAAGCTACGTGCTATTGCATCAGAGCTACCGGCTACTGAGGGCCAGCAGCACAACTACCTGGTAGTTGATTTTGCTGATTTAGCCTCTTACAAAAAAATAATAGAAACTTTTTTCAGCGCCAACACCGTTGATATTCTTGTTAACAATACTAATGGTCCAAAAGCAGGTGCCGTACTCGAGAAAACGGGAGCAGATTATCAATCGGCATTTGACCTCTTATTTCAAACCGTACAACATACTACGGCGCTGGCGGTAAAGCATATGAAAGAGCAGAGCTTTGGGCGGATCATTAATCTAACATCAAGAACCATTAAAGAGCCGGTAGATAGCCTGGCTTTATCCAATACCATAAGAGCCGCCGTAGTAGCCTGGGGCAAAACCTTATCCCGCGACCTGGGAAAATACAATATCACCGTTAACAATATTCTCACGGGGAACTTCGATACAGAACGGCTGACCGAGCTTTTTGAAGCGCAGGCAGAAGCTCAAAGCTCTACCACAGAAGCGATAAAAGCAAAGTCCATTACCGATATCCCGCTGCAACGCCTGGGAACCGCAGCAGAGCTGGCCAATGTAGTTACTTTCCTTGCTTCAGATCAGGCCGCTTACGTTACAGGTGTCAGCATTCCGGTTGATGGCGGGCTTTTAAAGTCTATATAA
- a CDS encoding M1 family metallopeptidase has product MVRLLSLSLLLTLTTTVFAQNAYWQQHVDYKIDVALDDKSNSLKGNMNVVYKNNSPESLDFIWFHIWPNAYKNDSTALFQQLRNDSTSHEDLTQITRGEINGLNFKVDGKVAKTEPHSNPNYIDIIKVVLPKSLKPGQSTTISTDFLVKLPSYFSRSGYADGQYMATQWYPKPAVFDKNGWHEFPYLSMGEYYSEYGNFKVNITLPAEYVVGATGILQNKDELNQYKTIGAKNTANRTGTPELYKGKAGSKTLTYHAENVPDFAWFAEKGVVIQYDTLKLRSGKIVDAFTYYKNKPNTIWNNSIDYAKDGTRYYSEKIGEYDYPTVQVFEGPKNNSSGGMEYPMITIITVPDASKEYLDGVIAHEIGHNWFMSMLGSNERMHTWQDEGLNTYYQFRYEAEKYRYNSIFRDQMPPQMKQLPLDDFQKTAYRALSSIPMEAAIDQPAADFKTSEEYGLISYLKASIWLYELEQMFGRDKIDAAFQEYFKTWKHKHPQPEDMKASFEKSLGINLDDFFAELKKKGSL; this is encoded by the coding sequence ATGGTGAGATTATTATCCTTATCCCTTTTACTAACCTTAACGACCACCGTTTTTGCTCAAAACGCCTACTGGCAGCAGCATGTCGATTATAAAATAGATGTGGCACTAGACGACAAAAGCAATTCCCTAAAAGGCAACATGAATGTTGTTTATAAAAACAATTCGCCGGAATCATTGGATTTTATCTGGTTTCATATCTGGCCGAATGCTTATAAAAATGATAGCACGGCATTATTTCAGCAGCTCAGAAATGATTCAACATCACACGAGGATCTAACGCAAATCACGCGTGGAGAAATTAATGGTTTAAATTTCAAGGTAGACGGGAAAGTGGCCAAAACGGAGCCTCATAGCAATCCCAATTATATAGACATTATAAAAGTAGTATTACCTAAAAGCCTGAAGCCGGGACAATCTACCACCATTTCTACTGACTTCCTGGTAAAACTACCCTCCTATTTTTCACGCTCAGGTTATGCCGATGGCCAATATATGGCCACCCAGTGGTACCCCAAACCGGCTGTATTTGACAAAAACGGCTGGCACGAATTCCCTTACCTGAGCATGGGAGAATATTACAGCGAGTATGGCAATTTCAAAGTAAATATTACCCTGCCTGCCGAGTATGTAGTAGGAGCTACAGGTATTTTACAGAATAAAGACGAGCTAAATCAATATAAAACGATTGGCGCTAAAAATACCGCCAACCGTACCGGCACTCCGGAACTGTATAAAGGGAAAGCCGGTAGTAAGACATTGACTTATCATGCAGAAAATGTTCCTGATTTTGCCTGGTTTGCAGAAAAAGGAGTGGTGATACAATATGATACACTGAAACTACGGTCCGGCAAAATTGTGGATGCGTTTACTTATTACAAGAACAAGCCTAATACGATCTGGAACAACAGTATCGACTATGCGAAAGATGGCACCCGGTATTATAGCGAAAAAATAGGCGAATATGACTACCCTACTGTACAGGTCTTTGAAGGCCCCAAGAATAATTCAAGCGGCGGTATGGAGTATCCGATGATTACCATCATTACCGTGCCTGACGCCAGCAAGGAGTACCTGGATGGTGTAATTGCTCATGAGATTGGCCATAACTGGTTTATGAGCATGCTGGGCAGTAATGAGCGCATGCATACCTGGCAGGACGAAGGACTGAACACTTATTACCAATTCCGTTATGAGGCGGAGAAATACCGGTACAATTCCATCTTCCGCGACCAAATGCCGCCGCAAATGAAGCAACTACCTCTGGACGATTTTCAGAAAACTGCTTACAGGGCACTATCATCTATCCCAATGGAAGCGGCAATAGACCAGCCCGCAGCTGATTTTAAAACATCGGAAGAATATGGTTTGATTTCCTATTTAAAAGCGTCTATCTGGTTATATGAACTGGAGCAGATGTTTGGTCGCGACAAAATAGATGCCGCCTTCCAGGAATATTTTAAAACCTGGAAACATAAACATCCGCAACCGGAAGATATGAAAGCCTCGTTTGAAAAATCGCTGGGTATTAACCTGGATGACTTCTTTGCAGAGCTGAAAAAGAAAGGCAGCTTGTAA
- a CDS encoding SRPBCC family protein: MKTVFQYNTLLVLALLFTHFCSAGDFELIKAERNIALYERWVKHNGHTVRELKADFTVKAASAQDVVALLKNPAKGPRWNTNARNYKIAYTSNDAVWLTYVRYKIPWPMDDQDCSLKYSFNTSDLNSQVCNIYFEGIYTEKFPVVKNVTRITGTRGKWVVEKAKNGSLKITYQIVTDKSASVPRWVSDPIIHDNLFKTITEFRKLLEQVS, from the coding sequence ATGAAAACGGTATTTCAATATAATACGTTGTTGGTGCTGGCGCTATTGTTCACTCATTTTTGCAGCGCCGGCGATTTTGAATTAATAAAAGCCGAACGGAATATAGCACTCTATGAACGGTGGGTAAAGCATAATGGCCATACGGTAAGGGAATTAAAGGCCGATTTTACCGTCAAGGCTGCATCAGCCCAGGATGTTGTCGCGCTATTAAAGAATCCGGCTAAGGGGCCGCGTTGGAACACTAATGCCAGAAATTACAAGATAGCCTACACCAGCAACGATGCGGTTTGGCTAACCTATGTCCGATACAAAATTCCATGGCCAATGGACGACCAGGACTGCAGCCTGAAATACTCCTTTAATACAAGCGATTTGAATAGTCAGGTATGTAATATTTATTTTGAAGGAATTTATACCGAGAAGTTCCCCGTTGTAAAAAACGTAACGCGCATTACAGGTACCAGGGGCAAATGGGTAGTAGAAAAGGCGAAGAACGGGAGCCTGAAAATTACCTACCAGATTGTAACGGATAAAAGCGCCAGTGTGCCCCGTTGGGTATCTGACCCCATTATACATGATAATCTTTTTAAAACCATTACCGAATTCAGGAAGTTGTTGGAGCAGGTTTCCTGA
- a CDS encoding rhomboid family intramembrane serine protease, giving the protein MIPIGDDNSGRTITPYINYLLIAINILVFVFAQGMGANEAFLGRYAAVPEEILSNRDIVGGGLGVTPIPVYGTILTSMFMHGGFGHIIGNMMYLLIFGDNLENVMGHKKYLIFYLLCGILATLSHIFISSYTHTGLYTPCVGASGAIAGVLGGYILLFPKNKIRIFLIPFIIRVNAFIALGLWIALQLIEGWGAMGREGSGIAYAAHVGGFAAGLILVSFFVTKQPVRR; this is encoded by the coding sequence ATGATTCCTATCGGAGATGACAATTCGGGTCGTACCATTACACCTTACATCAATTATCTTTTAATAGCCATTAATATACTGGTATTTGTTTTTGCCCAGGGAATGGGTGCCAATGAAGCATTCCTCGGCCGCTATGCTGCGGTACCGGAAGAAATCTTATCGAATCGCGATATCGTAGGTGGAGGGCTTGGGGTCACGCCTATTCCCGTTTACGGAACAATTCTCACATCCATGTTCATGCATGGAGGCTTCGGACATATTATTGGGAATATGATGTACCTGCTGATATTCGGCGATAATCTCGAAAATGTAATGGGCCACAAAAAATATCTTATTTTTTACCTGCTTTGTGGCATCCTGGCAACATTATCACATATATTTATCTCCTCGTATACCCATACAGGTCTTTATACTCCCTGTGTAGGCGCATCGGGCGCTATTGCAGGCGTGCTAGGTGGTTATATTCTGCTGTTCCCCAAAAACAAGATCCGTATTTTTTTAATTCCTTTTATCATCAGGGTCAATGCTTTTATTGCGCTTGGACTATGGATCGCACTACAATTGATTGAAGGCTGGGGCGCTATGGGACGCGAGGGCAGCGGTATTGCTTATGCGGCCCATGTAGGCGGCTTCGCAGCAGGCCTCATACTGGTTAGTTTTTTTGTTACGAAACAACCGGTAAGGAGATAA
- a CDS encoding J domain-containing protein codes for MAIDYYQILQVPPSADLAEIKSAYRRLAHQYHPDKNPDNQSALAYFELIKEAYETLSSPGRKEQYLQERWLHKANGQLFEQPVKTPEDLLKLVLSASDKIHRMDIYRMNKEGIKEELDQLLTDNRVQLLNDFNETSINDAIVKELFQLTATIPITAQSSYLQKLQTIQSNHIDILRQKEEELAGKVFWETWKPAFIILLVVMLCILIWGTSLRR; via the coding sequence ATGGCTATTGATTACTACCAGATACTACAAGTGCCGCCATCAGCTGATCTGGCTGAAATAAAATCGGCTTACCGCAGGCTGGCGCACCAGTATCATCCTGACAAAAACCCTGATAATCAATCAGCTTTAGCATATTTTGAACTGATCAAAGAAGCCTATGAAACGCTTTCCAGCCCCGGGAGAAAAGAGCAATACCTGCAGGAAAGATGGTTACACAAGGCTAACGGCCAGTTATTTGAGCAACCGGTAAAAACACCTGAGGATTTATTAAAACTGGTTTTATCGGCCAGTGATAAGATACATCGGATGGATATTTACCGCATGAACAAGGAAGGAATTAAGGAAGAACTGGACCAGCTGCTCACAGATAACCGGGTTCAACTGCTGAATGATTTTAATGAAACCAGTATTAATGACGCTATCGTAAAAGAGCTGTTTCAGCTAACGGCGACCATACCCATCACGGCTCAAAGCAGCTACCTCCAAAAATTACAAACCATTCAAAGTAACCATATTGACATACTGCGACAAAAAGAAGAAGAGCTGGCGGGGAAAGTGTTTTGGGAAACCTGGAAACCGGCGTTCATTATTTTATTAGTGGTGATGCTGTGTATTTTAATATGGGGAACCTCTTTAAGACGTTAG
- a CDS encoding DUF6600 domain-containing protein: protein MKRFINYLGMGLMLAFAMLLSRPVDAQPRVGVSINFQTFYDELSPYGEWIDYPEYGYTWRPRVGADFRPYATNGSWAYTADNDWMWNSGYDWGWAPFHYGRWFNDPFYGWLWVPGYEWSPAWVSWRGGGDYYGWAPIRPGININIGFGGYNPPYDYWTFAPGRYMNSVHIGRYFYPYRNNVTIINRTTIINNYNYGPRGGNYRGGRNSYYTNGPRRGDVERYTGRINAVTVRNADRPGRATVSRNAVSVYRPAVSRNDNRSTYAPRNVQRYDRNSIASRGTDRSGRTNEVRSNSRNNDSRDYRVNSAPRRDDATRTDRTNENRGAANRQESSRRFGNDADRGSQPNGQIMQRNNEMRARQQQMQRSQENRSSIDRSAEMRQRNEAAQQQRSAEMRQRNEAAQQQRSEAMRQQRETRAQQENQARVESRQRSVQQQQRQYENRSREMQVQRQQSAPRVERQAPSRSFESRSSAPSRSMGGGESRGSRGGGERGGGRGR from the coding sequence ATGAAACGATTTATCAACTATTTAGGTATGGGACTGATGCTTGCCTTTGCAATGCTGTTGTCCAGACCTGTTGATGCGCAGCCGAGGGTAGGGGTGAGTATCAATTTTCAAACATTCTACGATGAATTGAGTCCTTACGGAGAATGGATTGATTACCCTGAGTACGGGTATACCTGGAGGCCGCGTGTGGGAGCTGATTTCAGGCCCTACGCTACCAACGGTTCCTGGGCTTATACAGCTGACAATGACTGGATGTGGAACTCCGGCTACGATTGGGGCTGGGCGCCGTTTCACTACGGCCGCTGGTTTAATGACCCTTTTTACGGATGGCTTTGGGTACCTGGTTATGAGTGGTCCCCGGCCTGGGTAAGCTGGCGTGGTGGTGGCGATTACTATGGTTGGGCGCCGATCCGTCCCGGGATTAATATTAATATTGGCTTCGGCGGTTATAACCCTCCATACGATTACTGGACTTTTGCTCCCGGCCGTTACATGAATTCAGTGCATATTGGACGCTATTTCTACCCTTACAGAAATAATGTAACTATTATTAACCGCACTACTATAATCAATAATTACAACTATGGTCCGAGAGGTGGTAATTACAGGGGAGGAAGAAATAGTTATTATACCAATGGTCCACGCAGGGGGGACGTTGAAAGATATACCGGTCGTATTAATGCCGTAACAGTTCGGAATGCTGACCGACCCGGGAGGGCCACCGTTTCAAGAAACGCTGTGTCTGTTTATCGCCCTGCAGTTAGCAGAAATGACAATCGCTCAACTTATGCGCCGCGCAATGTACAGCGTTATGATAGAAACAGTATAGCCAGCCGAGGCACGGATAGAAGTGGAAGAACGAACGAAGTACGTAGTAACTCAAGAAATAATGATTCGAGAGATTACAGGGTGAACTCAGCACCCCGCCGGGATGATGCAACTAGGACAGACAGGACCAACGAAAACCGGGGGGCTGCCAATAGGCAGGAATCTTCCCGCAGGTTTGGAAATGACGCGGACCGGGGCAGTCAACCTAACGGGCAGATCATGCAGCGCAATAACGAAATGAGAGCGCGTCAGCAGCAGATGCAACGTTCTCAGGAGAACCGATCGTCTATAGATCGTTCTGCAGAAATGAGACAGCGTAACGAGGCGGCACAGCAGCAACGTTCGGCTGAGATGAGGCAGAGAAATGAGGCAGCACAGCAACAGAGGTCAGAGGCGATGAGGCAGCAACGGGAAACCAGGGCGCAACAGGAAAACCAGGCGAGAGTAGAATCCCGGCAAAGATCGGTACAGCAGCAACAAAGGCAGTACGAGAACAGAAGCAGGGAAATGCAGGTACAAAGGCAGCAATCGGCTCCGAGAGTAGAACGCCAGGCGCCAAGCAGGAGTTTCGAAAGTCGCAGCTCAGCTCCTTCACGCTCAATGGGTGGTGGTGAAAGTCGCGGAAGCCGCGGCGGTGGAGAAAGAGGAGGTGGCAGAGGCCGATAA
- the uxuA gene encoding mannonate dehydratase: MSYTMIQTMRWYGDNDAVSLSDIRQSGATGIVTALHHIPVGAIWTSEAISKRKETIEAGGLTWEVVESLPVHEDIKKRSGNYQEWIENYKVSLKNLAANGIRVVTYNFMPVLDWVRTNLDFPTETGALCLRFGWKEFIAFDVFILKRPGAEDDYNESDLRKAKEFFDNLSISEIDHLKTSCLMGLPGSDGLFTTGQVLDLLDEYGDISAEQLQQNLFSFLNEIAPIAEEAGVLLAIHPDDPPYPILGLPRIMSTAAHIEALIQNVPSKNAGLCFCTGSYSARRDNDLLDMIKRFGDRVYFLHLRSTDRDEEGNFFEANHLEGNGNIVSIIQYVSQLQKDQQRRIPMRPDHGHQMLDDLQKKTYPGYSAIGRLKGLAEIRGVEAAIQQLQL, encoded by the coding sequence ATGAGTTACACAATGATACAGACCATGCGATGGTATGGTGATAACGATGCTGTTTCGCTAAGTGATATACGCCAGTCGGGTGCTACCGGAATTGTAACTGCTTTACACCATATACCGGTGGGAGCCATATGGACCTCAGAAGCAATCAGCAAAAGAAAAGAAACCATAGAAGCCGGAGGCTTAACCTGGGAAGTAGTGGAAAGCCTGCCGGTACATGAGGATATTAAAAAGCGCAGTGGGAATTATCAAGAATGGATAGAGAATTATAAGGTGAGTTTAAAAAATCTTGCCGCCAATGGTATCAGGGTGGTTACCTATAACTTCATGCCGGTGCTCGATTGGGTAAGAACGAACCTGGATTTTCCCACCGAAACGGGAGCATTGTGTTTAAGGTTTGGATGGAAAGAATTTATTGCTTTTGATGTTTTTATATTAAAACGCCCGGGAGCTGAAGATGATTATAATGAAAGTGATTTAAGAAAGGCCAAGGAGTTTTTTGACAACCTGAGCATCAGTGAAATCGATCATCTTAAAACATCCTGTCTCATGGGGCTTCCAGGTTCTGATGGATTGTTTACGACCGGGCAGGTGCTGGACCTGCTGGATGAATATGGGGACATAAGTGCCGAACAGCTTCAGCAAAATCTTTTTTCATTTTTAAACGAGATCGCTCCAATTGCGGAAGAGGCAGGGGTTCTGCTGGCGATACATCCCGACGATCCACCTTACCCGATACTGGGCCTGCCGCGTATTATGAGCACTGCCGCACATATTGAAGCATTGATTCAAAATGTACCCTCCAAAAATGCTGGGCTTTGTTTCTGTACGGGTTCTTATAGTGCCCGCAGGGATAATGACCTGTTAGATATGATCAAAAGATTTGGAGACAGAGTCTATTTCCTGCATTTAAGAAGTACCGACAGAGATGAAGAGGGTAATTTCTTCGAAGCCAACCACCTGGAAGGAAACGGCAATATTGTTTCCATTATTCAATACGTGAGCCAATTACAAAAAGATCAGCAGCGCCGCATTCCGATGCGTCCTGATCATGGTCATCAAATGCTGGATGACCTGCAAAAGAAAACCTACCCCGGATATTCTGCGATAGGTAGATTAAAGGGGCTTGCTGAAATAAGAGGCGTAGAAGCAGCTATTCAACAATTGCAGTTGTAA
- a CDS encoding RNA polymerase sigma factor has translation MNLYNEKILLERSSRGDEEAFGQLFRHHKNRLYSFLLRFSQSPEVVEDIVQDIFLKLWLNKEQLTSIENLDAYLITLSKNQLINTIRRRAKESDILTVLGREGQRHEMNNATVNLALTETKEQLSATIEKLPHQQKVAFYLSRQANLKHEEIASLMQISKNTVRNHIIQAMRTLKKSLTSLLVSVAIHFFIFF, from the coding sequence ATGAATTTGTACAACGAGAAAATATTACTGGAAAGAAGTAGTCGCGGCGATGAGGAAGCCTTTGGCCAATTATTCCGGCACCATAAAAACCGACTTTATAGTTTTTTGCTCAGGTTTTCACAATCTCCTGAAGTGGTGGAAGATATTGTGCAGGATATCTTTTTAAAGCTATGGTTAAACAAAGAACAGCTTACTTCCATAGAAAACCTGGATGCGTATCTAATAACACTTTCAAAAAATCAATTGATCAATACCATTCGTCGCCGGGCTAAGGAGTCAGATATCCTGACGGTCCTCGGCAGGGAAGGCCAGCGGCACGAAATGAACAATGCTACTGTGAATTTAGCGCTGACGGAAACAAAAGAGCAGCTTTCTGCAACCATTGAAAAATTGCCACATCAGCAAAAGGTAGCTTTTTATTTGAGCCGCCAGGCCAATCTTAAACACGAGGAAATCGCGTCGTTGATGCAGATCTCTAAAAATACCGTACGGAATCACATTATCCAGGCCATGCGCACATTAAAAAAGAGCCTGACTTCCTTACTGGTCTCTGTTGCGATACATTTTTTTATTTTTTTTTAG
- a CDS encoding FecR domain-containing protein translates to MQDLYYYKNLVHKWGRQSISEEEKGELFTWINEKATDDELLEIMQDEYSQEDADGTVMPLDMQERIMQRIFHTQDHKEKPVRRLWTKRIAWAAAAVFVMVIAGYMLQMQPAARPEVDNVASVTADITAPVFNRAVITMGNGKTVYVDSIRKGQVLRIPGGVLRKSDLGDLEYTMDRQTAAAGAILNTLSNPKGSKIIHIKLSDGSVVWLNAGSSITYPVVFNQSTRKVSMDGEAYFDIAHDKQKPFIVSKNGVVNIEVLGTRFNVAAYQQQAKVTLLEGSVKISADSLQSQKGKFKMLKPGQQAVVSKEAIQLAGTDVARHVAWKEGFFSFKNDSLSSVLRQLAVWYDLEIVYNNPDDQRLFNGELSRSLSLKQVLAVLEESNVSFKIEGKKLIVAP, encoded by the coding sequence ATGCAAGATTTATATTATTATAAAAATCTGGTCCACAAATGGGGACGTCAATCAATTTCCGAAGAGGAGAAGGGCGAACTTTTTACATGGATCAATGAAAAAGCTACAGATGATGAGCTTTTAGAGATCATGCAAGATGAGTATTCGCAGGAGGATGCTGATGGTACTGTAATGCCCCTGGATATGCAGGAACGTATTATGCAACGTATTTTTCATACGCAGGATCACAAGGAGAAACCAGTTCGCCGACTTTGGACCAAAAGAATAGCCTGGGCTGCCGCTGCCGTTTTTGTGATGGTTATTGCAGGATATATGCTACAGATGCAGCCGGCTGCAAGGCCGGAAGTTGATAATGTAGCCTCCGTAACAGCAGATATAACGGCACCTGTATTCAACCGGGCGGTGATTACCATGGGTAATGGAAAAACAGTGTACGTGGATAGTATCCGGAAGGGACAGGTACTCAGAATTCCGGGCGGGGTTTTGAGAAAAAGCGATCTAGGCGACCTGGAGTACACCATGGACCGGCAAACCGCTGCTGCTGGTGCTATACTCAATACCTTATCAAACCCTAAAGGAAGCAAGATCATACACATTAAACTTTCCGATGGTTCAGTAGTATGGTTAAATGCAGGTTCCAGCATTACTTACCCGGTTGTATTCAACCAATCCACCCGTAAGGTTTCAATGGATGGCGAAGCCTATTTCGATATTGCTCATGATAAACAAAAACCTTTTATAGTATCCAAGAACGGAGTGGTAAACATAGAAGTGTTAGGCACCCGGTTTAATGTAGCCGCCTACCAGCAGCAGGCCAAAGTAACCCTGCTGGAAGGGTCGGTGAAAATTTCAGCAGATTCATTGCAGTCACAGAAAGGTAAGTTTAAAATGCTGAAGCCCGGCCAGCAGGCAGTTGTAAGTAAAGAAGCAATTCAACTGGCAGGTACAGATGTAGCCCGGCATGTGGCATGGAAAGAAGGTTTCTTTAGCTTCAAAAATGATAGTCTATCATCGGTACTCCGCCAGTTGGCGGTGTGGTACGATCTTGAAATTGTTTACAATAATCCGGATGATCAACGTTTGTTCAACGGGGAACTGTCAAGAAGCTTAAGCCTGAAGCAGGTATTGGCCGTTTTAGAGGAATCAAATGTATCATTCAAAATAGAAGGCAAAAAACTAATTGTAGCGCCCTAA